A window from Gossypium raimondii isolate GPD5lz chromosome 7, ASM2569854v1, whole genome shotgun sequence encodes these proteins:
- the LOC105770015 gene encoding short-chain dehydrogenase reductase 2a, with amino-acid sequence MLRSLARHFKFATNDFCSKNLRFYSAQPDGSATTRLQGKVALITGGASGLGKATAIEFVKNGAHVIIADIDPQVGQEAANALGPSARFVQCDVTMESQVAEAVQVAMEQHGKLDIMFNNAGIAGQAFPPSIAELDLEEFDRVMRINVRGMVAGIKHAARVMVPVGSGSILCTSSISGLMGGLGPHPYTIAKFTIPGIVKSVASELCQTGVRINCISPAPIPTPMVIRQIAEIYQGIPKEKVVEIINGVGELKGAKCEEIDVAKAALYLASDEAKYVTGHNLVVDGGFTSFKNLTFPSLSS; translated from the exons ATGCTTAGATCATTAGCCAG GCACTTCAAGTTTGCTACCAATGATTTTTGCAGTAAGAATCTAAGATTTTACTCTGCACAACCAGATGGTTCCGCCACAACAAG GTTACAAGGCAAAGTAGCCTTAATCACGGGAGGTGCAAGTGGGCTTGGCAAGGCCACCGCCATTGAGTTCGTAAAAAATGGAGCCCATGTCATTATTGCAGACATCGATCCACAAGTAGGCCAAGAAGCTGCAAATGCCTTGGGCCCTTCAGCCCGTTTTGTGCAATGTGATGTGACGATGGAGTCCCAAGTAGCAGAAGCTGTACAAGTGGCGATGGAACAACATGGAAAACTGGATATAATGTTCAACAACGCAGGCATAGCAGGGCAGGCATTCCCGCCCAGCATTGCAGAGCTTGACCTAGAGGAATTCGATAGGGTAATGCGGATCAACGTTCGAGGCATGGTGGCGGGGATAAAGCATGCTGCCCGAGTGATGGTTCCTGTGGGATCGGGGTCTATTCTTTGCACGTCAAGCATAAGTGGGCTTATGGGTGGGCTTGGGCCACACCCCTACACAATAGCAAAATTCACAATCCCTGGCATCGTTAAGTCCGTAGCCAGCGAACTATGCCAGACAGGGGTGAGGATAAACTGCATATCACCTGCTCCAATACCAACACCAATGGTGATACGTCAAATAGCTGAAATATACCAAGGTATTCCCAAGGAGAAGGTGGTTGAGATTATAAATGGGGTGGGAGAGCTGAAAGGGGCGAAATGTGAAGAGATAGATGTGGCAAAGGCTGCACTCTACTTGGCCTCCGATGAAGCCAAGTATGTAACAGGTCATAACTTGGTTGTTGATGGAGGCTTCACCAGCTTCAAGAATCTTACTTTCCCTTCTCTATCATCCTGA